A genome region from Methanobacterium sp. includes the following:
- the hisC gene encoding histidinol-phosphate transaminase has product MVNIKKTVNELDPYVPGRSNADLARTYGLDPAKIIRMGSNENPLGPSPLAIKALEENLHTINTYPESNIDDLKDKIASYAGVNPEEVIVGGDGADEILDVLAKTLIEPDDEYIVHPPSYMYYEFTFNIHGAVPVYARWDIEKNQLNLNSVLEAISPKTKVIFLCTPNNPTGGLIDKQDIRTILESTDALVVVDEAYWEFSGVNNLELLDEYENLFILRTFSKVMGLAGMRIGYGIGHEEFIQYMHRVKPVFSLIKLSYIAAVTTLDDPDYIEKSTQLSIQSRDYLYREMSKFPELKVYQSWANYILVDVRGTGMNSGEIAEELMKNGIIVRDCKSFRGLDDYWIRVSVATMEEDEKFINVLKTILK; this is encoded by the coding sequence ATGGTTAATATAAAAAAAACAGTCAATGAACTTGATCCATACGTTCCTGGTAGGTCAAATGCAGATCTGGCCCGTACTTATGGTCTTGATCCTGCTAAAATAATTAGAATGGGATCCAATGAAAATCCCCTAGGACCCTCACCATTAGCTATCAAAGCCCTGGAAGAAAATCTTCACACGATTAACACTTATCCTGAATCAAATATTGATGATTTAAAGGATAAAATTGCTTCTTACGCTGGTGTAAACCCTGAAGAAGTGATTGTAGGGGGAGATGGTGCTGATGAAATCCTGGATGTCCTGGCCAAGACCCTTATTGAACCTGATGATGAGTACATTGTCCATCCGCCATCCTACATGTACTATGAGTTCACCTTCAACATACACGGGGCAGTTCCGGTTTACGCACGCTGGGATATTGAGAAAAACCAGCTGAACCTCAACTCAGTACTGGAAGCAATCTCCCCCAAGACAAAGGTCATCTTCTTGTGCACTCCCAACAACCCCACAGGGGGATTGATTGATAAACAGGATATTCGAACCATCTTAGAGAGTACTGATGCCCTGGTAGTGGTTGACGAGGCATACTGGGAGTTTTCAGGAGTTAACAACTTGGAACTCCTGGATGAATATGAAAATCTATTCATCCTCCGAACTTTCTCCAAGGTAATGGGACTGGCTGGTATGAGGATTGGCTATGGTATTGGTCATGAAGAATTCATTCAGTACATGCACCGGGTTAAACCTGTTTTCAGCCTTATTAAACTCTCCTACATAGCTGCAGTCACCACTTTAGATGACCCGGATTACATTGAAAAATCCACCCAGCTATCCATCCAGAGCAGGGATTATCTTTACCGGGAAATGTCCAAATTCCCTGAGTTGAAGGTTTACCAGTCCTGGGCCAATTATATCCTGGTGGATGTTCGTGGTACCGGGATGAACTCAGGAGAAATCGCAGAAGAACTCATGAAAAATGGCATAATAGTCCGGGACTGTAAGTCTTTCAGAGGATTGGATGATTACTGGATACGAGTCAGTGTAGCCACAATGGAAGAAGATGAAAAGTTCATTAATGTTTTAAAGACCATTTTAAAATGA
- a CDS encoding anaerobic ribonucleoside-triphosphate reductase activating protein yields the protein MIIGGVIFSSLEYPGKLSLVIFTGGCLLRCPYCHNPEIIEGGESASLRDIESEIDEALDFIDAVVVTGGEPMMQTEEVGKILEYSRQKGLKTKLDTNGCYPERLLKIIELVDYVALDIKAPFQKYEEVIGAQIGEKVKESMEILSNSRCFLECRTTYVPGLLEPKDVIDIAENIKCDIYTLQQFRNRTVLDEKLKETPNTDPKELRDIAMQVKPILGKIKIKTSQFGDEIL from the coding sequence ATGATAATTGGAGGAGTAATATTTTCTTCCCTTGAATATCCCGGCAAGTTATCCCTGGTAATATTTACAGGTGGTTGTCTTTTAAGATGTCCTTACTGCCACAATCCCGAGATTATTGAGGGCGGGGAAAGTGCTTCACTCAGAGATATTGAAAGTGAGATTGATGAAGCTCTGGACTTCATTGATGCCGTGGTTGTCACCGGTGGAGAACCAATGATGCAAACTGAAGAGGTTGGTAAGATCCTGGAGTATTCCCGACAAAAGGGTTTGAAAACCAAATTGGACACCAATGGATGTTATCCTGAAAGACTTCTAAAAATAATTGAACTGGTTGACTATGTTGCCCTGGATATAAAAGCCCCTTTCCAAAAATACGAAGAAGTTATTGGTGCCCAGATTGGTGAAAAGGTAAAGGAAAGCATGGAAATACTTTCTAACTCGAGATGTTTTCTGGAATGCAGAACCACCTATGTTCCGGGATTGCTGGAACCTAAGGATGTTATTGATATTGCCGAGAATATAAAGTGCGATATTTACACTCTACAGCAATTCCGGAACCGGACTGTGCTGGACGAAAAATTGAAGGAAACACCAAATACCGATCCAAAAGAACTCCGAGACATTGCAATGCAAGTTAAACCAATACTGGGAAAAATCAAGATTAAAACATCACAATTCGGTGATGAAATATTATAA